TGCAGATGGCAAGGTCTCTCAAATAGGACTTTATCAGCTCCAGGGATTCGGGCAGCATTTCTTTTTTTTTTGACAGCGTTACAGCAAACGCCAGAAGTGAGCCGATTGGTCGTGAAGTTAAAGCATCGACTTGATCAATCAGCCAGTTTCTGTGCTGAATCCAGTTTGCTCGGTTTTGGGAGCCGATCATTGCAAGCGCTTTGGAAAAACTCCCGTTTGCCATGCTTGCTAGAATTGCAGCATCGTCCGGATGTACTCTCTTTTTCTCGACCAGCATCGTCACAATGTTTTCTCGGGGGATCGGGTTAAACCTGATCTGCTGGCAGCGTGAAACGATTGTAGGCAGAAGGTCGGATGATTGCCGGGCAGTAAGTATCAGAATTGTTCGATCCGGAGGTTCCTCCAGCATCTTGAGAAGGGCATTTCCGGCCGCAGGATTCATGCTTTGGGAATCCGAAATGATAACTACGCGACAGCGGGCTTCAAAAGGTTTCATGGCAAGCGTGTGGCAAAGAGCGCGAATCTGACCAATTCTGATAAACTGACCGGAAGGTTCAACGATGATGATATCCGGATGATTACCGGATTGGATTTTCCGGCATGATCTGCAGCCGCCGCACGGGTCCGTTCTATCCAGTCGATTTTGAGTCGTACGAAGACTTCGCTCGTCTTGAAAAAGATGCTCAGAGTCCGGGCTCAGGCAGTTACATGCCATGGCGAGTGCCACTGCCGCCGACCGTTTGCCAATCCCGTCTATTCCGGTAAGAAGAAGGGCATGAGGTATGGTCCCATTGCGGAGAAGGGTAGTTAAAAGTCTTATGGGTTTTTGTTGACCCAATAGCGACTCAAATTGAGTTATAGATTCAGACCTAGGCACAGAACTATCTGTCGACGCGTTCTTTCAGTTCTTTTCCCGATTTGAAAAATGGGAGTTTCTTGGGGTTTATGATAACCTTCTCGCCGGTCTTTGGATTTCTGCCGGTATAGCTTTTGTAATCTTTGACGAAAAAGCTGCAAAGACCGCGGATTTCGACACGCTTTCCCCGGGCCATGGCGTTTGCCATGTTATCGAAAAAGATCTGGACGACTTTAGCGGCTTCTGCTTTGGAGATGTTCGCTTCGTTTTTCAAGGCTGAGATCAGCTCCAACTTATTCATAAAACCTCCTTGGTCTCTCTATATAAACTGCAACAGTGCCGTCAGCGGGGCTGCGGGGGCCGACCGGCGAATCAAAAAAATCAATTCCTTACCCTAAAAGTTCCCTTTGCGCTAAAGTGGGGTTGCCAGGGAGCTTCAATATCGAGCGTCTGAAAGTTTATTAAAAGCTGGATGGCAAGTCAACACAAAACAATATGTAACTAACTGAACTGCAACAGCGAGCGCATTTCCCGTCCCGCCACGGCGGGATTGGAGCGCAGCGGAGATCCCGTTTTGGCGGGGCTGCAGGGATCTTCAATTTATAAAGTCAACGGATATTATTGATTATTTTAGGCAGAATTTCAATATCTTCCTCATCCACATCTACTCCGGCATATTGCCCAAGGGCCTCAATATTGACCACGACGCGGTCCTTTCCTTTATAACGGACAAACGTTCCGGTTACACCGGTAAAAGGGCCGGATACGACCATGACCCTGTCCCCCTTTTGGAAACGTGTGCCTGTTAAGACCGAATGATTTGTCTGGACCATAATCTTTAAAGACTCTACGGTATCCGGGGGGACCGGGACAGGCCCGTCTTTGCTGCCGATTAAACGAACGGCGCCGACCGTTTTTACAATTTCAATGTGCTCACTTGGACTGAGGCCTGATTTTACAAACAGGTAGCCAGGGAAAAGCGGTACCCGGATTAGCGCTTTTCGATCGCGGCGTTTGCTTCTGACCTGAACTTTCGGCAGAAAAACCTCTATCGATTTTTTGTACAGGCCTTCATAGACCACGTTTTCGAACCTGCTTTTGGTGTGCAGCACATACCAGGAATCTGTCGGTTTTTTTAATGTCATAGGTTTACGAAAAAACTTTCTTTAGTCAAAATATACCCGCTTTGCGAGTAGTCGTTGGCGCTGTTTTAGTTTCCCGACGAATAAGGTTTTTCAAATCTGGGTCCGGCCAGACTCTGAGCAAATTCACCAATTCCATAAAGGTTGACGACAAACATGTAGGCGCGGTCATTACCCTCATGGATGTACTTTGCTTCCAGCGACCAGCACTGGGATTTATACAAAAAACCAAAGCTGGTTTTGATATCGATGCCGTCATACAAATTGCGCTCGTACTCGGTGTAAACCATAAGTTTTTCCGATATGACCACGCTCAGACCATACACGATCGAATCGCTTGAGTTGTGATTGTACCGGCGTTCGATAAATAGCATATCGTTGCGCTGATCCCATATCGTGGCGGCGACATTATATGTTTGAAAGAAGCTGTTGTAGGGAGACCGGGTGGCATCGGCATGCATATTGAAATAGCTGCCGGGGAGAAGGTCGATCTCCCCGTATATCGGCGAAAAGGGCTGCTTTTTAGTCTTATCCTCTTGGGCCTCATTGATGTCATAACTCTGCTCCAGCTTGAAGCGGCAGAACTGGTCATAGGCATAATCGAGAGGTGCGACGTTTTCAGCTTCAGCCGGCATGCCGCTTTTTTTCTTTTGAACTTCCGGCTGCCGGCGTTTTTGATTTTCAATAAACCTGCCGGTTCTTTGCTTTTGAACTTCGGGCTGCCAGCTATTTTCAGCTTCAGCCGGCATGCCGCCATCTTTATTTTGAATTAAAGATTTTGATGTAAACGTGTTTGTAATTGAATATGTGAGCAGTCTCTGTTTGCCGATACGGTCAAGGGAATCAAAAGACGGAAATTTGCTTTGCTCCTTGTTCGGTGTGTAAGTATATATGATCTGAGGCCTGACCGTATGCTTGATTTTTTCGATATGTTCGCCCATCCCTTGGTATATTCTGTAGATTTCCGAAGACAAATCAAGCTTGACGTCATACATTTCCCTGGAAAGGTCTTGTTCGTTTGTCGGGCCTGTGTATTCGTTTTTATCAAAATGATAAAAGGTTTCGCGGAACCCCATGGAAGGCTCGATGGTGAAGTAGTGTTTG
This portion of the Candidatus Desulfatibia profunda genome encodes:
- a CDS encoding UpxY family transcription antiterminator: MTLKKPTDSWYVLHTKSRFENVVYEGLYKKSIEVFLPKVQVRSKRRDRKALIRVPLFPGYLFVKSGLSPSEHIEIVKTVGAVRLIGSKDGPVPVPPDTVESLKIMVQTNHSVLTGTRFQKGDRVMVVSGPFTGVTGTFVRYKGKDRVVVNIEALGQYAGVDVDEEDIEILPKIINNIR
- the holB gene encoding DNA polymerase III subunit delta'; translation: MGQQKPIRLLTTLLRNGTIPHALLLTGIDGIGKRSAAVALAMACNCLSPDSEHLFQDERSLRTTQNRLDRTDPCGGCRSCRKIQSGNHPDIIIVEPSGQFIRIGQIRALCHTLAMKPFEARCRVVIISDSQSMNPAAGNALLKMLEEPPDRTILILTARQSSDLLPTIVSRCQQIRFNPIPRENIVTMLVEKKRVHPDDAAILASMANGSFSKALAMIGSQNRANWIQHRNWLIDQVDALTSRPIGSLLAFAVTLSKKKEMLPESLELIKSYLRDLAICKYYPEKITNMDLKSRIQNVAEKMTTASLLSKIDAIQSAQRNIQANANLRLTLEVLVMGLAKN
- a CDS encoding integration host factor subunit beta, which codes for MNKLELISALKNEANISKAEAAKVVQIFFDNMANAMARGKRVEIRGLCSFFVKDYKSYTGRNPKTGEKVIINPKKLPFFKSGKELKERVDR